From the Colius striatus isolate bColStr4 chromosome 6, bColStr4.1.hap1, whole genome shotgun sequence genome, the window aacaaaGAGGCTTAAGAAATTACAAACAAATTTGTTTACCCTGAGTCCTGCTTCAGAGAGCTCCAGGCAGTATCTGTTCCTTTCCCTGGTTTCCACATTGATATATGCCACATCCTCTGCACAGGGAAGGGTTTTTGAGACAAACATGTTGCTGACAGCAAACAGAACATCATTCACAACAGCTTCAGCTTCTAGTCTCATGTCTTTCACATCTGTTCCTTCGAAGTCTCTATAATCCGGATCTTCTTCAAAACTTGTATTGTTGGGCAACTCCATAGGATTGCAACCAGTCTCCATTCTGTGTATGGAAACATTTACTTTAGATTTATCATACCACAGCACACCACCATCAAACAAGAGCTACATCTTAAGCAGAAGTATTTAACATTGTCCAAAAGCCAGGGATATACAAGACACAGCGGCTTCCATAACTCATGAAACGACAGTCCAAAGAACTCAAAGCCAAGATGTTTAGAACAACTGCTTAAGGAGGTTCCATTAGCACATGGAGGCAGAATCAGAATCACTCAACTTGCCACTTTTTATGCAAGTAACTTACATTCTATTGTATGACTCTTATGATTCAGCAGTAATTAACTCTGCACTTTGCTTATGCAGAATCACGGAATGCAGTAGGAAGACATGTCATGCCCAGAAAATGAATTCAAGAGCTGGAGAAAATAACAACCTATTGTTGGTGAATTTATGAAAGACTTGGATACTAAATGGGTGAACTAAATGGGTTATCGGAGACTATAAAGACAGTAGCTT encodes:
- the GSKIP gene encoding GSK3B-interacting protein, producing the protein METGCNPMELPNNTSFEEDPDYRDFEGTDVKDMRLEAEAVVNDVLFAVSNMFVSKTLPCAEDVAYINVETRERNRYCLELSEAGLRVVAYDFDQTDDRLQTPYHETVYSLLDSLSPAYREVFGNALLQRLEALKKDSQS